From one Nonomuraea polychroma genomic stretch:
- the tsaA gene encoding tRNA (N6-threonylcarbamoyladenosine(37)-N6)-methyltransferase TrmO yields MTYEIRPIGVVESPLADRASAPKQGVEGSPEAWLVFDPAMADGIRDLTVGDEVFVLTWLHLADRSVLAVHPRDDLRNPLTGVFSTRSSDRPNPIGLHRVRVLAIDGLRVRVADLEAIDGTPIVDVKPVLDATR; encoded by the coding sequence GTGACGTACGAGATTCGTCCAATCGGAGTCGTCGAGTCGCCCTTGGCGGATCGCGCGAGCGCTCCGAAGCAGGGTGTGGAGGGCAGCCCCGAGGCTTGGCTGGTGTTCGATCCCGCAATGGCCGACGGTATCCGTGATCTTACGGTCGGCGATGAGGTGTTCGTCCTCACGTGGCTGCACCTCGCCGACCGATCCGTGCTGGCGGTACATCCGCGCGATGACCTGCGGAATCCGCTGACCGGTGTCTTCAGTACCCGTTCCTCCGACCGGCCCAATCCCATCGGTCTGCACCGAGTTCGGGTGCTCGCGATCGACGGGCTTCGGGTGCGGGTAGCCGATCTCGAGGCCATCGACGGCACCCCGATCGTTGACGTGAAACCGGTCCTGGACGCGACGCGCTAG